In a genomic window of Candidatus Hadarchaeales archaeon:
- a CDS encoding PQQ-binding-like beta-propeller repeat protein → MVILGTIALMLMVTYAMGVLKEPAPRVHGILFLNLVPTGENLWSFEVLGGIHSSPSTDGQRIYFGSDDGKVYALTLSGNPVWSFKTGGPVVSSPLVLGDTVYVGSYDGKLYALESSTGRVRWGFQTESSLFYSPSAWENRIFLSSPQTGELYALSAGDGLLVWKQSLGSPICSPPLVWENRIYVGTWEGIYVLQAEDGKILWSLPAPFPSVTGICLANGRIYLPVGPYFFCLDAENGERLWYHYFGETSYSPAFWKGRIYVGDATGILHCLDAEKGEERWYYRTGDAILHSPSFRGEELYVGSRDGRVYCLDSENGNLRGYFQTGGPVTSPLPLENRLYVGSSDKHLYCLNLGELTIMAKWRGEEIKDALLLENGKIEWKNLRLRINGRRLKTEWATLNGNPNPGLVPLRDGDLLELLPSPPLKTGDKLTAAYAPADQLLGFWRIEARTS, encoded by the coding sequence ATGGTCATCTTGGGTACGATAGCCTTAATGCTCATGGTCACGTATGCCATGGGGGTACTCAAGGAACCAGCTCCTAGAGTTCATGGGATTCTGTTTCTTAACTTAGTGCCCACTGGAGAGAACCTCTGGTCTTTCGAAGTCCTAGGAGGAATACACTCTTCCCCCTCTACGGATGGACAGAGGATATATTTCGGTTCCGATGATGGGAAAGTATACGCCCTAACCCTTTCTGGAAATCCTGTCTGGTCCTTCAAGACTGGTGGGCCTGTGGTCTCTTCTCCCCTAGTGCTAGGCGATACCGTTTACGTGGGGTCCTACGATGGCAAGCTCTATGCCTTGGAGAGCAGTACTGGAAGGGTGAGGTGGGGCTTTCAGACCGAGAGCTCCCTTTTTTATTCCCCTTCCGCTTGGGAAAATCGCATTTTTCTATCCTCACCTCAAACTGGTGAACTTTATGCCCTTTCAGCTGGGGATGGTCTTCTAGTCTGGAAACAATCTCTTGGTTCTCCTATCTGCTCTCCTCCCCTAGTCTGGGAAAACAGAATTTACGTCGGCACCTGGGAAGGAATTTATGTCCTACAAGCGGAAGACGGCAAAATCCTCTGGTCCTTGCCTGCTCCCTTTCCCTCCGTAACCGGCATCTGTCTGGCGAACGGTAGGATTTACCTGCCCGTTGGTCCCTATTTCTTCTGTTTAGATGCGGAAAACGGGGAAAGGCTATGGTATCACTATTTTGGGGAAACCTCCTATTCCCCGGCTTTTTGGAAGGGTAGAATTTATGTGGGGGATGCAACTGGAATATTGCACTGTTTAGATGCCGAAAAGGGAGAAGAACGATGGTATTACAGGACGGGTGATGCCATTCTCCATTCACCCTCTTTCCGAGGAGAAGAATTGTACGTCGGTTCTCGGGATGGAAGGGTCTATTGTCTGGATTCAGAAAACGGGAACTTACGAGGATACTTCCAAACGGGAGGTCCTGTCACATCACCCCTACCCTTGGAAAATCGCCTCTACGTGGGCTCTTCCGACAAACACCTCTACTGCCTGAACCTTGGAGAGTTGACAATAATGGCAAAGTGGAGGGGGGAAGAAATAAAGGACGCTCTTTTGTTGGAAAACGGAAAGATAGAATGGAAGAACTTGAGGCTAAGGATAAACGGAAGGAGACTAAAGACTGAATGGGCTACCCTGAACGGAAATCCCAATCCTGGCCTAGTTCCGTTGAGAGATGGGGATTTGTTGGAGCTACTCCCTTCCCCCCCACTAAAGACCGGTGACAAGCTCACCGCAGCTTACGCTCCTGCCGACCAACTCCTTGGCTTCTGGAGGATTGAGGCCAGAACCTCCTGA
- a CDS encoding glycosyltransferase family 2 protein, whose protein sequence is MKVSVIIPAYNEEGRIGRVVEGARKVLPWAEILVVDGGSEDDTVEEARKAGARVVGAVRGKGLALKRGAEEAKGEILLFLDGDGSYPPTSLPYLLYPLLSGRAELVRGSRLLGKSNFSPFRKLGNKLLSRLASLLYSNTSDLLTGMFAMRKKDFLSLGLKSRGFEVETELFVKAVRKGLRIGEVPISYRRTGKSKLSPLLDGIKIFFTLLRGSS, encoded by the coding sequence ATGAAGGTTTCGGTGATCATTCCCGCCTACAACGAAGAGGGACGCATAGGGAGAGTGGTGGAGGGAGCGAGAAAGGTGTTACCTTGGGCCGAGATATTGGTAGTTGATGGGGGATCCGAGGATGATACGGTGGAGGAAGCCAGGAAGGCAGGGGCTAGGGTGGTGGGAGCGGTAAGGGGAAAGGGCTTGGCCTTGAAGAGGGGGGCCGAGGAAGCCAAGGGGGAAATCCTCCTTTTCCTCGACGGGGACGGAAGCTATCCACCGACTTCTCTTCCTTACCTTCTCTACCCTTTACTGTCGGGTAGGGCCGAGCTGGTGAGGGGTTCAAGGCTTTTGGGAAAATCCAATTTCTCCCCCTTTAGGAAGTTGGGAAACAAGTTGTTGAGCAGGCTGGCTTCCCTTCTCTATTCCAACACCTCCGACCTCCTCACCGGGATGTTCGCGATGAGGAAGAAGGATTTCTTGTCCTTGGGTTTGAAGAGCAGGGGATTCGAAGTGGAGACCGAACTTTTCGTAAAAGCCGTTAGAAAGGGTCTTAGGATAGGGGAAGTACCCATTTCCTACCGTAGAACGGGTAAATCCAAACTCTCGCCGCTCTTGGATGGGATTAAGATCTTCTTCACTCTCCTCAGGGGAAGTTCATGA
- a CDS encoding radical SAM protein, with protein MPKVLFTTVYREKPFDFLDLGSKEPIRFSSPAQISPGLRFLKQNVPELEILEYPTKEEYLRKLEEGWDVVGFSFYGHEIPEILEMADLAREKGVGELWAGNYGALTPGMELYFDRVFRGYAEEEVASFFGRKIKEVVHPPLVYSFTSPFWFKLNRFGVISTSRGCPFRCNFCQIKLFCPKPYTLPLRSIERVLAYYAEKKIWQVWIFDDTFGVFRQHAEKVISLLEEYGFYWIPMTTIRILLENWEDWTERGMVGAVIGVESLNQENLDFLKKGHSVREVYELAQRVKEKRESGIPPELRFHKFPHLLAFYMLGFENETVKGIKESVRKLKELPFLFTQLFVLTPIPGTELWDYIGEKYGIFESDLHKYDGKHLVWNHPHLLPEEVERLVKWGMRELNSWALPRYMLRGLPDYFLHLKWHFTHFALTNTYDYRRERFFELR; from the coding sequence TTGCCCAAGGTCCTCTTCACCACCGTGTATAGGGAAAAACCCTTCGACTTCCTAGACTTGGGCTCAAAGGAACCCATCCGTTTTTCCTCCCCCGCCCAAATTTCTCCAGGTCTCCGCTTCCTCAAGCAGAACGTTCCTGAATTGGAGATCTTGGAGTATCCCACCAAGGAGGAATACCTGAGGAAGCTGGAGGAAGGGTGGGATGTGGTGGGTTTTTCCTTCTATGGCCATGAAATCCCGGAAATCCTGGAGATGGCGGATCTGGCCAGGGAGAAGGGGGTGGGAGAACTCTGGGCTGGTAACTACGGGGCCCTCACTCCCGGGATGGAGCTTTACTTCGACAGGGTTTTCAGGGGATATGCGGAGGAGGAGGTGGCTTCCTTCTTCGGGAGGAAGATCAAGGAGGTGGTACATCCTCCCTTGGTATATTCCTTCACTTCTCCCTTTTGGTTCAAGCTTAACCGCTTTGGGGTGATTTCCACTTCTAGGGGATGTCCTTTCAGGTGTAACTTCTGCCAAATCAAGCTCTTTTGTCCCAAACCCTACACCCTGCCCCTCCGGAGTATAGAGAGAGTCTTGGCCTACTATGCTGAGAAAAAAATTTGGCAGGTCTGGATCTTCGATGACACCTTCGGTGTTTTTAGACAGCATGCGGAAAAGGTGATTTCCCTGCTCGAGGAGTACGGTTTTTACTGGATCCCCATGACCACCATAAGAATTCTGCTGGAGAATTGGGAAGACTGGACGGAAAGGGGAATGGTAGGAGCCGTCATAGGGGTAGAGAGCCTAAACCAAGAGAACTTGGATTTCCTAAAGAAAGGGCACAGTGTGAGGGAAGTCTATGAACTCGCCCAAAGGGTGAAGGAAAAGAGGGAAAGTGGAATACCCCCCGAGCTAAGATTTCACAAGTTCCCGCACCTGCTGGCCTTTTACATGCTGGGCTTTGAGAACGAAACGGTAAAGGGGATCAAGGAAAGTGTGAGAAAGTTGAAGGAGCTTCCCTTCCTCTTCACCCAGCTCTTCGTTCTCACCCCCATCCCTGGTACGGAGCTGTGGGACTACATAGGGGAAAAATATGGAATCTTCGAAAGTGATCTCCACAAGTACGATGGAAAACATTTGGTATGGAACCATCCCCACCTCCTCCCAGAAGAGGTGGAAAGACTCGTAAAGTGGGGCATGAGGGAGTTGAACTCTTGGGCCCTTCCGCGTTATATGCTGAGGGGTCTTCCCGATTATTTCCTCCATCTCAAATGGCACTTCACCCATTTCGCCCTCACCAACACCTATGACTACAGGAGGGAGAGATTCTTTGAACTCCGGTGA
- a CDS encoding radical SAM protein yields the protein MNSGEKVLLTTVYTNGQYYDYIESNMLFPLRMTWVRRTSYGLRFLKQNVPELEILEYPTKEEYLRKLEEGWDVVGFSFYVNEIPEILEMADLAREKGVGELWAGNYGALTPGMELYFDRVFRGYAEEEVASFFGRKIKEVVHPPLLGTVGTTFGLKFAPVGVLFTTRGCPMGCKFCQTPSFCPKPSVIPLKSIERVLEFYKKLGLGYVLILDENFGLFRKHAEEVAELLGKYGFMWAPMIRADLLLEKLEEWRKLGMRGALFGIESFDQRVLDDLEKRERADIVKEVIRRIRLSWKAPWRGIGGIGYYMIGHEEETKESIKAALKELKGLNPGFVQLCILTPLPSTPLWDYLDKRYGIFEKDWHKFDCKHLVWNHPHLSPKEMEELLCWGMKEINSPHLLRYLLHRLPEYLTNVGFYVKDVYLAHVLDQRTPFYFPLD from the coding sequence TTGAACTCCGGTGAAAAAGTACTCCTCACCACGGTATACACGAACGGTCAGTACTACGACTACATAGAAAGCAACATGCTCTTTCCCCTCAGGATGACTTGGGTGAGGAGAACTTCCTATGGCCTCCGCTTCCTCAAGCAGAACGTTCCTGAATTGGAGATCTTGGAGTATCCCACCAAGGAGGAATACCTGAGGAAGCTGGAGGAAGGGTGGGATGTGGTGGGTTTTTCCTTTTACGTGAATGAAATCCCGGAAATCCTGGAGATGGCGGATCTGGCCAGGGAGAAGGGGGTGGGAGAACTCTGGGCTGGTAACTACGGGGCCCTCACTCCAGGGATGGAGCTTTACTTCGACAGGGTTTTCAGGGGATATGCGGAGGAGGAGGTGGCTTCCTTCTTCGGGAGGAAGATCAAGGAGGTGGTACATCCTCCCCTTCTGGGCACCGTGGGGACTACTTTTGGTCTCAAGTTCGCACCAGTAGGAGTACTTTTCACCACCAGAGGATGCCCCATGGGGTGCAAGTTCTGCCAGACCCCTTCCTTTTGCCCCAAACCCAGTGTCATACCCCTTAAGAGCATAGAGAGGGTGTTGGAGTTCTATAAAAAGCTGGGGCTTGGGTATGTACTCATCCTAGACGAAAACTTCGGCCTCTTCAGAAAACATGCGGAGGAGGTGGCAGAACTTTTGGGGAAATACGGCTTTATGTGGGCACCCATGATAAGGGCCGACTTGCTGTTGGAGAAACTGGAAGAGTGGAGAAAGCTAGGGATGAGGGGGGCCCTCTTCGGGATAGAGAGCTTCGACCAACGGGTATTGGACGACCTGGAAAAAAGGGAAAGGGCCGACATCGTGAAGGAGGTAATACGGAGGATAAGACTTTCTTGGAAAGCTCCCTGGAGAGGGATAGGGGGAATAGGTTATTACATGATAGGCCATGAAGAGGAAACAAAAGAGTCCATCAAGGCTGCCCTCAAGGAACTGAAGGGGCTGAACCCAGGTTTCGTACAGCTCTGCATTCTTACCCCCTTACCTTCCACCCCCCTCTGGGACTATCTGGACAAAAGATATGGAATTTTCGAGAAAGACTGGCATAAATTCGATTGCAAGCATCTCGTCTGGAATCATCCTCATCTCTCCCCGAAGGAAATGGAGGAACTCCTATGCTGGGGTATGAAGGAAATAAACTCTCCCCACCTCCTTCGCTATCTCCTCCATAGACTCCCAGAATACCTAACAAACGTGGGGTTCTATGTAAAGGATGTATACCTAGCCCACGTCCTCGATCAGCGAACCCCTTTCTACTTCCCGTTAGACTAG
- a CDS encoding RAD55 family ATPase, translated as MPRIPTGIESLDLALGGGIPAGSLILLVGESGAGKSEFTYTVTANVNSMREDPSLLPSGFDVVLPEHVWYATFSRSEEGVLSDVRGKFSEDFYERFTRGTLFREFLTVPSRLTSFHEWVASVISNGGHVKLRREVFSSLARFLEREGPGMMVVFHTLTDLSLLFRKGEEMEFVSFLQSLREICREWSVTVLAILASGIFSSDVEALIVSNADGVFSFEIQGEELARRTLFSCKRMRGTTISPEPFELTITPDGVELTRLRTLAGR; from the coding sequence ATGCCCAGGATACCCACTGGGATAGAAAGTTTGGATTTGGCTTTGGGTGGAGGAATACCGGCAGGTTCTCTGATACTCTTGGTAGGAGAGTCGGGAGCGGGAAAGAGCGAGTTCACTTATACCGTAACAGCAAATGTTAACTCCATGAGAGAAGATCCTTCCCTTCTCCCTTCAGGTTTCGATGTGGTACTTCCAGAGCATGTTTGGTACGCTACTTTCAGCAGGAGCGAAGAAGGTGTACTCTCCGATGTGAGGGGAAAGTTCAGCGAGGATTTCTATGAGAGGTTTACTAGGGGCACCCTTTTCAGGGAGTTCCTCACCGTTCCTTCCCGTCTCACTTCCTTTCATGAGTGGGTAGCTTCCGTGATAAGCAACGGAGGACACGTGAAACTCCGCCGGGAGGTTTTCTCCTCTTTGGCGAGGTTCTTGGAAAGGGAAGGTCCGGGTATGATGGTGGTCTTCCATACCCTGACGGATCTTTCCCTCCTTTTCAGGAAGGGGGAGGAGATGGAGTTTGTGAGTTTCCTGCAAAGTTTGAGGGAGATCTGTAGGGAGTGGAGTGTCACGGTGCTTGCCATCTTGGCGAGTGGGATCTTCAGTTCGGATGTGGAGGCTCTTATCGTCTCCAACGCCGATGGGGTCTTTTCCTTTGAAATACAAGGGGAAGAATTAGCTAGGAGAACCCTGTTTTCCTGCAAGCGCATGAGGGGAACTACCATAAGTCCAGAACCCTTCGAGCTCACCATCACTCCGGATGGGGTGGAGCTTACCCGTCTCAGGACCTTGGCAGGACGCTAG
- a CDS encoding P-loop NTPase yields the protein MILSVVSAKGGVGKTTITANLGVLLNKRGIKVVLVDADLASGDLTLQLGGKTGTKGLHTLLQSEKISEEEVTKTLSTAYGVPLLPVIPSLRGYLKAKLDLLSSVLSHLKDQYDLVLVDTPPGVNKNSIVPLTESDRVLLITTPDPIAVSDVSTSRDVAVLLEKSVMGVVINRFRKGFLFGSKQLKPREIENILKLKEMGVIPEDKAVEESILAKKPVVLHKPRSPASKAFLSLAKRVTEELS from the coding sequence ATGATCCTCTCGGTGGTCTCTGCGAAAGGGGGAGTGGGCAAAACCACCATAACCGCCAATTTGGGAGTTCTCCTGAACAAAAGGGGAATCAAAGTAGTTTTGGTGGATGCGGATTTGGCCTCTGGGGATTTAACTCTCCAACTGGGTGGAAAAACTGGAACGAAGGGCCTCCACACCCTCCTCCAGTCCGAGAAAATCTCCGAAGAGGAGGTAACCAAAACTCTGAGTACCGCCTATGGCGTTCCCCTCTTGCCTGTCATCCCCTCGCTTCGGGGATACTTGAAGGCCAAGTTGGACCTTCTTTCCTCCGTCCTCTCCCATTTGAAGGATCAATACGATCTCGTGCTCGTGGATACCCCCCCCGGTGTGAACAAAAACTCCATAGTACCTTTAACCGAATCCGACAGGGTGCTATTGATTACCACTCCCGATCCCATCGCTGTGTCAGATGTCTCCACCAGTAGGGATGTGGCAGTACTCTTGGAGAAGAGCGTGATGGGGGTGGTAATCAATAGGTTCAGAAAAGGTTTCCTCTTCGGTTCCAAGCAACTGAAACCCAGGGAAATAGAAAACATCCTGAAGCTGAAGGAAATGGGGGTTATACCCGAAGACAAAGCGGTGGAAGAGTCCATTCTAGCCAAAAAACCCGTAGTCCTGCACAAACCTCGCTCTCCAGCCTCCAAAGCTTTTCTCTCCCTCGCCAAAAGGGTAACCGAAGAACTGAGTTAG